aaattttatttaatgatcatgcatttttgcaaaaataatgACCATCAGCTGGCCATCTCTTTGCTacacaaatattatatatagcTCTCCAAATTTATTACCCTCGCAACTCTtcattctctttattttatattatagctctcaaaatttattacccttgcaactcttcattatctttatattttattatcataattatATAGCAATAAAGTGAACATTTCTCTCATAATTAATTACCTTACAACTCTTCATTCCCcttctttattataattattataacaaTAGGTGAATATTTATAAGTAGAGAGAGAATAATTAAGATTAGGAAGGAAATGAGAAGCCAACAAACggagaaaacaaacaagtaggTATATGATGATTAgcattaatataataatacaataatatgatatatgattattatttaattaattaatttttattactttcttAATTTAATATAGGAGTAtttcgtaattcaacttttgagGTTAAGCCCTttccacttataataatatatgatatgatttttGGCGTTATTTTCTTTGGATTAAGCCTCTGTTGGGCTGAATCTTATTTgcttttaataaaaaatggcTATGCCACAAcctttaaaccaaaaaaaaaaaaaaaaaagttgaatacCTGAAATACCATTATATATAGCAGCTGGTTAATATTGATGACAAATTTGGTACTTTTTAAAAGGGActgatttttttggaaatttgaagtgtagtactccctccgtccctttttagttgtccactttagaaatggcacacagattaaggcaacaatgattagcacagtgaagttacaattttacccttatgacaacttttcacttcaaaattacaaccacttatttgaattaaagtgaaataaattggagggaaacaacatacacttttacaattttcaagaagtgtaaataagggtataataggaaaaaatttgttgtcctttcttgatttgtcaaaatggacaactaaatagggacaaccaaaaaagaaaatatggacaagtaaatagggacggagggagtacaatcCAAACATATGATTGTACAATTAAGCTTATACAACacttaaataaaaacccgaaaaTATCCCCAACTCCAGTTAAAAAAGGAGTTCAAACACTCCTTTGGGAAAAGGATTCCCCATAAACTTGTCTCGAAAAGTCACTTATACGCTTTAACTATCATGACAACTTATTGCACACATTTACtacttaaaattgaaattaatacCACCCTGCTATGTGCAACACCACTCTCATAGTATGTGGTGTATTACACTCGCTGCCACATCAACGCCATgtcaaaaattgtattttttttactttcttttctttattacttaacttttattttattaattatattttacactaattaattcctaatcaattattaaaattctctaATAATTCTATCTTCCTCATTGCAAAATGgtaaagaaaaaacttttagCAATGACCACCAAGGAAATTGCCCGCAATCTGGAGTGAAAAAATTCTTCCATTCCAAAATGTACGGACAAGAAGGTTGCTTCAGTTTCTTCCATTGATTGGCCATGGAAACTAAGCATTCATTGTTATTTGTTGCAGCTTGTAgttgtaaatatttttcagatttttcagATTTGGGCATACattctttgttatttttccaTGTTCTTCCTGGagatttcttaaaaaatagagataatagaaaaataagttttttccCATTTTCAATAGATCAGCCAATATTCAAAAACATCCACCAAAGACCCAATGATTGAAACCTCCCaaaatttaactcatttttgAAGTAATTTATTTCTTGGTTGTTTCatgttattggtttattttaAGCTTAATGGGGTGTGAAAAAGATGAGGATGGTGGggcgtgaagaagaagagatgtgGGGTGGggtttaagaaatatttttattttatttttactttaataattaTCTGACGtgcatgattttttaaaattattattcttttgtCATGTCAATTTTAGGggtaaataaattcacttttaaatagcagaAGTGTGTAATAGATCGTCatgatagtttaagcgtgtaactcACTTTTCGGTACAAGTTCAAGGGGGAATCTATGTCTTTTCCCCTCTCCtttctatatatgtatatgtatgtatgtgtaaTGAGGGATGATGAACACTATAGACTTCTCaccatattatatatatacactagcCAAGTTGCATGTTGTTATGTGACTTTTCTGAAATTATCCGTGTTTGATCCACTCACTAGTCATATATTatgataacaaaaaaaattaatttaaatatgcaAGGACCATAGTCAATATATAGACAGCAGAACAAATTTGTAcgtattttttcttattatattctAAGTATGTGTATGCATGCACATCTCAATTTTCTTCATTCATAATCTTATTTTAATCACAAATTAACAGTAAGTTAATAGTACACAAAGATCATAAAAGAGTGtaaagaatttttaattaaaaaatatttcagttATATATATCATCCAGAAGTACAATATATCATGTATACAATTGACTTTCAATGTTGTAAATAAAAGAATGTAGTAATAAGAGTTACAAAATGTCACCTCTTTGGAAGACATATGAACAGcaacaaattaaattactggATTATATTGTCTTGTTTATCTTCTAAGGACTAATGTAGTCAATCTTATGGTAAGAGCATGCACAATTTTGAGCACCAATATCCTCTCCAACACAAGGAGCTTCTGCTTTTCCGTCTTTGTACCATTGTTTTCTTTGTTGCACTAATTCACTGATGAAATTGTCAAGCATTTCTCGTGTGATGCCTGGCATAACAATAACATGTGCCATGTCTTTGACACATGAAAGTTGCCAACGACGAACAAATTCATGGTCACGAGGCCTTTCAAGTACAACTATGATGCTAAGCTCATTCAGCATGACACTTATCCCTTCTTTTTGAAGACGATCTTTCAAATATTTAGCATTGTCGAGACATCTTTTAACATCCTTTTGCAGGCCAATTTGACCTTTTGCGCTCAAGCTATACCACAAGAAAATTGGAGTTAAACCGTTACGGCTTCCAGAAATAGTGGCATCCACAGAAGCAATGTACTCCACATTTGTTGAGAGATTATTGATATAgctttttcttgttatttggACACCACAAGGCATTGGACATCCCAAAAACTTGTGTCCAGAAATTGTGACACTTCCAATTGGCTTCTTGAAACTAATCATCTGTTCAAATTGCACAAAGAATTATAAGAATGCTGCTCTCAAAATTACTCAAGAAATTGTAAGTATAAGTAAGAAGTGAAACTCACATTGTTTATAAAAGGGGTCATAAGACCACATAGTGCTGCATCACAGTGGATGTAAAACCTATCTTGTGAATAGCCACAATCTTTGAGTGTTTCAAGAATAACATCAACATCATCAATAGCTCCTTTGAAAGTAGTTCCTATAATTAAAAGAACCATCAAGGGAAAAGTCGTAAGATGACTAAGtccataaaagaaaaaaagaacaaggaTAAAAGTTGGAGTAGGTATATACCAATTGTGACATTTATAATTGCTGGTTTGTCCTTATTTTGAAGTAATTTTGCTCTTAAATCTGAATAATCCATCTCTCCATTTACTGATGTGTTGATTGTTTCTGAATTCATTCTGTACATTCTTGCAGCTTTGAAGACTGAGTAATGAGAGTCTTTCGATGCATATAATATTCCCTCCGGAAGTAGTTCTCTCCTACATAAATAATGTTAAGAAATTTAAGAACACTGAAACaatatataaaagttattatattatataaactcaGGTCAATTCAATATATGAACTTACCCTAACAAAATACCATGGAGATTGCCTTCGGTGCCACCATTGGTAACATATCCCCAGTATTGATCCTTTTCAATTTCCCAAAGTTGTGCAAACCAATCCAAAACAGCCACTTCAAAGTCTTTAGAATGGAAATCGACAGTGttttgaaggaaaggatcaCCACAATTGTTTAGGTGAAACTGTAAAAGTGGTGCTAAAGATGCATAGTGATCATAACATATGTTGACTGGATAACCTAAATGAAAATTGACTCGTTGTGTAAGTGTGTCCAAATAATTGACCAAGATAGTGTCCAAAGAAGGACCATCATTCTTCAAACCAGGTTCCATCACTTCAAGTTGTAAGTTCTTCCTTGGCCCTGCGCCTGATTGTTCCACCTTCTGTTTCTTGTTCTCCCCATTCGGAAACAATCTTCGTCGCGCTAAACTTCTAGGTGTCATCGCTAAACTTCTCGGTGTCATTGGTGATGGCTGAAAATCCTGTCAAATATCATAGTTCAATTTaagatataattaagtaaacaaAATATCTAACATGCAAATAGTGGTAAGGTACAacaatttttttgcaaaataatagcTCTTTTGGAATGAAACAAATTGTGATTTGTGAAGATGTTTGTGCATGTAACAAATTACATGAAGAGTACGTACCATTTCAAGTGAAAGGCTACCCATTCTTGAGAAGcacaaatttatataataataaaaaaaatgttttctaatGTATTAGAATGGAGAAGTGATTGCTGACTGAATATTTGTGTTAATATGTCTTGGGggtacttatatatatatagctctAAAAGATGAAGCGTTTGTACACCAACTACCTTTTTCCTCTtaatttccttctctttttcgTGTTAGTTTCTTCAATTTATCCGTCTTGACCCTGTGTTTGAAAGTGACTGCTCAACTATATAAGCACatattaatcaattatgaatgaGTAGGTGAGATTAATGTGAAgccaaatcaaaataaacatGCTAATATTGGTTTAAACAATTCATTCTTTCTTAATAGAATTATACCACTTCTGGTAGTAGCCACTATAAATCCAACTACAACCACTAATATGTTACTCTACTAAATTGTTTACTTCACAAAATTTATTTGCTCCATACGTAGGTCCACTACGtacaatgaaaatgaaaaaaaaaaaaatattaaaatgtaaattagaaaagaaaaaagaagataaaatataGTAGCATATACTATATACCATATGCATTTTTAAAAACTCAATTGAGATGAGAGGAAGATTAAGTatattgtttaaaattatagggatggatttaatttttaaagtaaaataaatagaCGAGTTTTTTTGTTAAGTCTCTTCCTTGTGAGCTCTCACACTTTTTGCTTTCTTAATGTTTCGAACTTATTAAGGTTGGAATTTTCTGTCTAATAGACGGATTTGATTTTTACCTGGTCTAAAAAGGGTAatagtagaaaaaaaattcctttgTGTACCAATATTTTAGGTTTCACTAAATATCCAAACAAGTGGAATATAATGTACTTCACTCTATGAATCACCAAACATGTAGCTCCAAACGTcaataattgaaaaattgaaagaaaaaacaatacaATTAAAAGCTAACTAAAGATTCGAGAATTGGTCAGCGGAGAAAAATAGCCGGAGCTTTTCAAAGACACGAGTCAACATTTTAATTGGTCTTTTTCAATTACTTTTTATACTCTGTTCACACCAATTATGatatggacaaattacttaagtaCACAACTTtactttacctattctcaatatttccctactcttttactaaaatacaaaaatcccttattttcccccaattcaacttaaccggatactttattagtttaagtatctgcctgttattaattaaagtatccgtgccaacaacttaataatttaagtatccgcccttTATTAATAAAGTAtctgcgctgctatattatgtatcctaaagacactaaaaaagggatttttggtaattaatgaaagagtagggataggaagtaatttccttcttatactatgtgatttgcctaatttttactttaaaaatgtGTGTGCATTGGAATTCTCAAACTTCAAAAGAATGGGTATTACAACTATTTACAAGGTTAAAGACgtcctttttcttttgaaaaaaaatcatatgattGCTGCAACCCTATCAATATACAAATCATGCTTTTTGCTGAAGCATCAGATTGAGAAgtaaagaaaatgtttttttttNNNNNNNNNNNNNNNNNNNNNNNNNNNNNNNNNNNNNNNNNNNNNNNNNNNNNNNNNNNNNNNNNNNNNNNNNNNNNNNNNNNNNNNNNNNNNNNNNNNNNNNNNNNNNNNNNNNNNNNNNNNNNNNNNNNNNNNNNNNNNNNNNNNNNNNNNNNNNNNNNNNNNNNNNNNNNNNNNNNNNNNNNNNNNNNNNNNNNNNNNNNNNNNNNNNNNNNNNNNNNNNNNNNNNNNNNNNNNNNNNNNNNNNNNNNNNNNNNNNNNNNNNNNNNNNNNNNNNNNNNNNNNNNNNNNNNNNNNNNNNNNNNNNNNNNNNNNNNNNNNNNNNNNNNNNNNNNNNNNNNNNNNNNNNNNNNNNNNNNNNNNNNNNNNNNNNNNNNNNNNNNNNNNNNNNNNNNNNNNNNNNNNNNNNNNNNNNNNNNNNNNNNNNNNNNNNNNNNNNNNNNNNNNNNNNNNNNNNNNNNNNNNNNNNNNNNNNNNNNNNNNNNNNNNNNNNNNNNNNNNNNNNNNNNNNNNNNNNNNNNNNNNNNNNNNNNNNNNNNNNNNNNNNNNNNNNNNNNNNNNNNNNNNNNNNNNNNNNNNNNNNNNNNNNNNNNNNNNNNNNNNNNNNNNNNNNNNNNNNNNNNNNNNNNNNNNNNNNNNNNNNNNNNNNNNNNNNNNNNNNNNNNNNNNNNNNNNNNNNNNNNNNNNNNNNNNNNNNNNNNNNNNNNNNNNNNNNNNNNNNNNNNNNNNNNNNNNNNNNNNNNNNNNNNNNNNNNNNNNNNNNNNNNNNNNNNNNNNNNNNNNNNNNNNNNNNNNNNNNNNNNNNNNNNNNNNNNNNNNNNNNNNNNNNNNNNNNNNNNNNNNNNNNNNNNNNNNNNNNNNNNNNNNNNNNNNNNNNNNNNNNNNNNNNNNNNNNNNNNNNNNNNNNNNNNNNNNNNNNNNNNNNNNNNNNNNNNNNNNNNNNNNNNNNNNNNNNNNNNNNNNNNNNNNNNNNNNNNNNNNNNNNNNNNNNNNNNNNNNNNNCTTTATTTTTACCTGGTCTAAAAAGGGTAATAGtaggaaaaaaaattcctttGTGTACCAATATTTTAGGTTTCACTAAGAATCCAAACAAGTGGAATATAATGTACTTCACTCTATGAATCACCAAACATGTAGCTCCAAACGTcaataattgaaaaattgaaagaaaaaataatacaattaaaAGCTAACAAAAGATTCGAGAATTGGTCAGCGGAGAAAAATAGCCGGAGCTTTTCAAAGACACGAGTCAACATTTTAATTggtctttttcaattttttttaatactctGTTCACACcaattatgatttaaaaatgTGTGTGCATTGGAATTCTCAAACTTCAAAAGAATGAGTATTACAACTATTTACAAGGTTAAAGACgtcctttttcttttgaaaaaaaatcatatgattGCTactgatcttaggcatatttatatgtcAAAGTCGTCTATATTTGCCCATTATGAGAATTAAGTGAAGAATAATCTTGAGTCCATTAACTTGATTTTGTGTAACTTGTGATGAGAGTGCACTAAAacacatgattagttgtttcaggaACTCTCAAGGAGATTGAAGTCGAATTGAAGAAATGAGATGCAAGGACATGTGAAAAATAAACTAAGTATGGAACACCTAGGCGTGGGGCTCTGACAGGCGCGGCGCGCCAAGGCATAAACTACAGAGTCCTTAGTCTGGCGCACTAATAGGCGCGACACGCTTAAACTTCAGAGTCCTTTGCCAGGCACACTGCTAGGCGCGATGCGCCACAGCAGTGAAGACAGAAGGAGTAGCTTGGCGCGATGGGAGGCTCGATGCCCCAACCCTAGTCTGACTTTTTCAGcgaaaatagattaaaaaaggATTCCTTGTAGGTTTAGACTTTGGCTCTAATTTTTCCAATTTCTATAAATAGATGCCTAGGGCTATATTGTAGGGGGTTCGACATTATTTTGGTGTGCAAGAGCAAGATTCAACTtttgtaataggttttgatTTTTGAACTCTTCTTATTTCTAGAAATCGCAtgaacaattgtattttgtggttTTCGAATATtatgagtggctaaac
This genomic stretch from Solanum stenotomum isolate F172 chromosome 10, ASM1918654v1, whole genome shotgun sequence harbors:
- the LOC125841513 gene encoding histidine decarboxylase-like, encoding MGSLSLEMDFQPSPMTPRSLAMTPRSLARRRLFPNGENKKQKVEQSGAGPRKNLQLEVMEPGLKNDGPSLDTILVNYLDTLTQRVNFHLGYPVNICYDHYASLAPLLQFHLNNCGDPFLQNTVDFHSKDFEVAVLDWFAQLWEIEKDQYWGYVTNGGTEGNLHGILLGRELLPEGILYASKDSHYSVFKAARMYRMNSETINTSVNGEMDYSDLRAKLLQNKDKPAIINVTIGTTFKGAIDDVDVILETLKDCGYSQDRFYIHCDAALCGLMTPFINNMISFKKPIGSVTISGHKFLGCPMPCGVQITRKSYINNLSTNVEYIASVDATISGSRNGLTPIFLWYSLSAKGQIGLQKDVKRCLDNAKYLKDRLQKEGISVMLNELSIIVVLERPRDHEFVRRWQLSCVKDMAHVIVMPGITREMLDNFISELVQQRKQWYKDGKAEAPCVGEDIGAQNCACSYHKIDYISP